ATTACGGGATATCCCCCATTAAAAACCTGTTATACTCTTTTTAGTTCATCGTCTTTATCATCAGCCTCAAGGACAAACGAGCCGCGGTATTTGCATGCCTTGCAGAGGTATACCTGCCCGATATATCCCCCCGCAACCGGGAATATGTCAGGGCTTTTGCATACGGGGCAGTAGATCATGTTCAACAACTCTATATGACCATCCGGCACAAAAACTAGTGCAATGAAGAAGGTTGTCATCTCGCTGGGTGGTTCTGTCCTGATGCCTGCGCTTGAAAAAAACCGTATCAGGAAGTACGTTCCCGTGCTGCGGGAGATCGCATCCCGCCACCAGATCTTCGTGGTAGTCGGAGGCGGCGGGGAGGCGCGACGGTATATCGAAGCAGCCCGGAGTCTCGGTATTGACGAAGGTACTGCAGATGAGATCGGGATCCTGATCACCCGGCTCAATGCCACCATGCTTGTTGCCGCGCTGGGCGATGACGCCTATCCCCGGGTTGCGGAAAGCCATGCCGAGGCCAAAAAGTATGCCGAGCACAAAAAATGCGTGGTCATGGGCGGGATCACCCCGGGGCAGACCACTGACGCGGTTGCGGCCGTACTTGCCGAGCGTGTGCATGCCAGCGTGTTCATCAACGTGACATCGGTCGATGGCATCTACTCCGCGGACCCGAAAAAAGACAAGAATGCTGTGCGGTACGATTACCTCACCCCGCGCCATCTCATCGAGATCGTGGGAAAAGCACAGCTGGTCGCCGGCATCAATACAGTCCTTGATATCATCGCTGCCCGTGTAGTTGAGAGAAGCGGTATCCCCCTTGTCGTGCTGGATGGTACAAATCCCGAAAACCTGCGCTCCGCGGTGCTCTCAGGTACCTATACCGGCACAATTGTGAGCGACAAGAAGGGCAAACCGCTGCCGGTATAACACGAGCGAACGGCAGGTATTTGTAACGTACTGCGCAATACTGTAGGAGCGCAGGGGTAGTAGGGTAGCCTGGTCCATCCTAGAGCGTTTGGGACGCTTTGACGGCGGTTCGAATCCGCCCTACCCCATTGTTTCATGCAAAAAACCACTGCCAAAAAAATATATTCGCTCCTTGTGCAGCGGTATCCCGATGCATCCGGTTCCCCTGCAATGCACAGCAGGGGTTCGCCTTTTGAGGTCCTGATCCTGACCATCCTCTCCGCACAGACAACCGACCGTGCAGTGCTCCTTGTGAAAAAACCGCTATTTATCAAATATCCAACCCCGGCTGCTCTCGCACAGGCAAAGATTGATGATGTTGAACGGATCATCCACAGCCTCGGGTTCTTTCATGTGAAGGCGCAGTACATCATCGCGGCATCACGGACTTTGCTTTCGGACTTTCACGGAATTGTTCCAAAGACGATGGACGAACTCCTGAAGATCCCGGGTGTCGGGCGCAAAACTGCAAACATCGTCCTGTATCACGCGCTGGGTAAAAACGACGGTATTGCAGTAGATACCCATGTCCGTAGGCTTGCCCAGCGGATCGGTTTTTCAGATAACAGTGAGCAGGACAAAATTGAGCAGGACCTGATGGAGGTATTTCCACGGGAACAGTGGGGTGACCTCACCGATCTCCTGATCGCTCACGGGAGAGCATGCTGTAATGCAAAAAAACCCCGGTGCAATGTATGTCCTGTCAAGCGTTACTGCCTTTATGCCAGGGCTCAAAAAACCTGATTCTTGAAGGCGGGCTCACTGAAAATCTCTGATAACAAATCCGTAAAATCTTCCCCGGGTTGCCCTTCACTCCTGAGAACGGCAGATATTTACCAGAAATATTATTAAAATTTACTTTTTCTGCTGACAAAAATGCGTTTTTCAATACCCGATAAAAATACGGATAACCGAGAATGATATAAAACCGATTAAGGCGCTGACGGGGATTGTGAGGATCCATGCCCACATGATAGTCCTTGCAACCCCCCACTTCACCGTGCTGATGCCCATGGTCGAACCAACTCCCATAATTGATGAGCATATAATATGGGTCGTACTCACCGGGATCCCTGCAATGGATGCCCCAATAATAGTTGTCGCGCCGGCCGTCTCTGCCGCAAATCCATGCACCGGGCGCAGTTTCGTGATCTTGTATCCCATGGTCTTCACGATGCGCCAGCCGCCGGCTAAAGTCCCAAGAGCGATAGCCGCATGGGCGGCAAGGATCACCCATAACGGGACGGGCAGGTGGTTCGGGTCGACACCGGCACCGAAATACCCGATGGAAAAGAG
Above is a genomic segment from Methanoregula sp. containing:
- the pyrH gene encoding UMP kinase; translation: MKKVVISLGGSVLMPALEKNRIRKYVPVLREIASRHQIFVVVGGGGEARRYIEAARSLGIDEGTADEIGILITRLNATMLVAALGDDAYPRVAESHAEAKKYAEHKKCVVMGGITPGQTTDAVAAVLAERVHASVFINVTSVDGIYSADPKKDKNAVRYDYLTPRHLIEIVGKAQLVAGINTVLDIIAARVVERSGIPLVVLDGTNPENLRSAVLSGTYTGTIVSDKKGKPLPV
- a CDS encoding endonuclease III → MQKTTAKKIYSLLVQRYPDASGSPAMHSRGSPFEVLILTILSAQTTDRAVLLVKKPLFIKYPTPAALAQAKIDDVERIIHSLGFFHVKAQYIIAASRTLLSDFHGIVPKTMDELLKIPGVGRKTANIVLYHALGKNDGIAVDTHVRRLAQRIGFSDNSEQDKIEQDLMEVFPREQWGDLTDLLIAHGRACCNAKKPRCNVCPVKRYCLYARAQKT